A section of the Streptomyces sp. CG1 genome encodes:
- a CDS encoding dynamin family protein, with product MVTLDVRPQLLDTLSALRDRVAATRFPLPLPGAARARANRDELLAQLDDYLVPRLREPEAPLLAVVGGSTGAGKSTLVNSLVGRRVSEAGVLRPTTRTPVLVCHPEDHHWFSAMRVLPELTRVWSAQQDPADDLLLPARAEPMRVLRIETAETLPRGLALLDAPDIDSLIADNRVLAAELICAADIWIMVTTATRYADAVPWHLLRTAKEYDATLVTVLDRVPHQVVAEVSRQYGALLTKAGLGDVPRFTVPELPESAWGAGLLPATAVASLKNWLVHHAQDAAARQQVMARTAYGLLDSLQSRMPELASAAAAQYAAALRLTSAVDAAYDTEHARVRGRLESGAVLAGDALKRWRAFPLDCTPGELLDALVESLGALLLCSVTAADERIDEAWRHEPAAGAPGLAARGLSLETAEHRIGLAVRRWRREMEEYAEDEVRVLERTSAPDPEIVAAVVATALLGGRRARNASEGLASRMGAQGALRLRERAGRLLTEYVDRVMNAERERRLAALESLDVQPAPQAELIAALSVLQKER from the coding sequence GTGGTGACCTTGGACGTACGGCCTCAGCTGCTCGACACACTTTCCGCTCTGCGCGATCGTGTCGCCGCCACACGCTTTCCGCTGCCCCTGCCCGGGGCCGCACGCGCGCGTGCCAACCGCGACGAACTCCTCGCGCAGCTCGACGACTATCTCGTACCCCGCCTGCGAGAGCCCGAGGCGCCGCTGCTGGCGGTCGTCGGGGGATCCACCGGCGCGGGCAAGTCGACGCTGGTCAACTCACTCGTCGGGCGACGGGTGAGTGAGGCGGGCGTGCTGCGGCCCACGACCCGGACACCGGTCCTCGTCTGTCATCCGGAGGACCACCACTGGTTCAGCGCCATGCGCGTGCTCCCCGAGCTGACGCGGGTGTGGTCGGCCCAGCAGGACCCCGCCGACGATCTCCTGCTGCCCGCCCGCGCGGAGCCCATGCGCGTGCTGCGCATCGAGACCGCCGAGACCCTCCCGCGCGGGCTCGCCCTCCTCGACGCGCCCGACATCGACTCGCTGATCGCCGACAACCGCGTCCTCGCCGCCGAGCTGATCTGCGCCGCCGACATCTGGATCATGGTCACCACGGCCACCCGCTACGCCGACGCCGTCCCCTGGCACCTGCTGCGCACCGCCAAGGAGTACGACGCCACCCTCGTCACCGTGCTGGACCGGGTGCCCCACCAGGTCGTCGCCGAGGTCTCCCGGCAGTACGGCGCCCTGCTCACCAAGGCCGGGCTCGGTGACGTACCCCGCTTCACGGTGCCCGAGCTGCCCGAGTCCGCGTGGGGCGCCGGACTGCTGCCCGCCACCGCCGTCGCGTCCCTGAAGAACTGGCTCGTCCACCACGCCCAGGACGCCGCCGCCCGACAGCAGGTCATGGCCCGTACCGCCTATGGCCTCCTCGACTCGCTCCAGTCGCGCATGCCCGAGCTGGCCAGCGCCGCCGCCGCCCAGTACGCGGCCGCCCTCCGGCTCACCTCCGCCGTGGACGCCGCCTACGACACCGAGCACGCGCGCGTGCGCGGCCGCCTGGAGTCCGGTGCGGTCCTCGCCGGTGACGCGCTCAAGCGCTGGCGGGCCTTCCCGCTGGACTGCACCCCCGGGGAACTGCTAGACGCGCTCGTGGAGAGTCTGGGCGCCCTGTTGCTGTGCTCCGTCACCGCAGCGGACGAGCGCATCGACGAGGCCTGGCGCCACGAGCCCGCGGCCGGTGCCCCGGGCCTCGCCGCCCGAGGCCTCTCCCTGGAGACCGCCGAGCACCGCATCGGCCTCGCCGTACGGCGCTGGCGGCGCGAGATGGAGGAGTACGCCGAGGACGAGGTGCGGGTGCTGGAGCGTACCTCCGCACCCGACCCCGAGATCGTCGCCGCCGTCGTCGCCACCGCCCTGCTGGGCGGGCGCCGGGCGCGCAACGCGAGCGAGGGGCTCGCCTCCCGGATGGGCGCCCAGGGCGCGCTGCGGTTGCGGGAGCGCGCGGGGCGCCTGCTGACCGAGTACGTGGACCGTGTCATGAACGCCGAACGCGAGCGGCGCCTCGCCGCGCTGGAGTCCCTCGACGTCCAGCCCGCGCCCCAGGCCGAACTCATCGCCGCCCTGTCCGTACTGCAGAAGGAGAGGTGA
- a CDS encoding D-2-hydroxyacid dehydrogenase family protein, giving the protein MRLRCAVLDDFQGVATELADWSALEGEVEVFSLREHLDGEDALTAALADCDIVVTLRERVAFPGSLFARLPRLKLLIASGMRNTVIDYAAAQAHGVTVCGTQSSGIPPAELTWALLLGLARGIVEESTALRTNGPWQSTVGADLHGARLGVLGLGRIGGQVARVGLAFGMRVSAWSPRLTKERAAEHGVELAVSKEELLTDSDFVTVQVPGGDGTRGLIGAAELALMKPTAYLINTARASVVDQDALLAALHAGRIAGAGVDVFDIEPLPVGHPMRTAPRLLATPHLGYVSHANYTTYYRQAVENIQAYLAGSPIRLLP; this is encoded by the coding sequence GTGCGACTTCGCTGTGCGGTGCTGGACGACTTCCAGGGCGTGGCCACCGAGTTGGCCGACTGGTCGGCGCTCGAGGGTGAGGTGGAGGTCTTCTCGCTGCGGGAGCACCTGGACGGCGAGGACGCCCTCACCGCGGCTCTCGCCGACTGCGACATCGTCGTCACGCTGCGCGAACGCGTCGCCTTCCCCGGCTCCCTGTTCGCCCGCCTGCCCCGGCTGAAGCTGCTCATCGCCTCCGGCATGCGCAACACCGTCATCGACTACGCAGCCGCGCAGGCCCACGGCGTCACCGTGTGCGGTACGCAGAGCTCGGGCATCCCGCCCGCCGAGCTGACCTGGGCGCTACTGCTCGGCCTCGCCCGCGGGATCGTCGAGGAGAGCACCGCGCTGCGCACGAACGGCCCCTGGCAGTCCACTGTCGGCGCCGACCTGCACGGCGCCCGGCTCGGAGTGCTCGGCCTCGGCAGGATCGGCGGCCAGGTGGCCCGGGTCGGGCTCGCCTTCGGCATGCGGGTCAGTGCGTGGAGCCCGCGCCTGACCAAGGAGCGCGCCGCGGAACACGGCGTGGAACTTGCCGTGTCCAAGGAGGAATTGCTCACCGACAGCGACTTCGTCACCGTCCAGGTGCCCGGCGGTGACGGCACCCGCGGCCTCATCGGCGCCGCCGAGCTGGCTCTGATGAAGCCGACCGCCTACCTGATCAACACCGCCCGGGCGTCGGTCGTCGACCAGGACGCGCTGCTGGCCGCGCTGCACGCGGGCCGGATCGCGGGCGCCGGCGTGGACGTCTTCGACATCGAGCCGCTGCCCGTCGGCCACCCGATGCGCACCGCCCCGCGCCTGCTCGCCACGCCCCACCTCGGCTACGTCTCGCACGCCAACTACACGACGTACTACCGCCAGGCGGTGGAGAACATCCAGGCCTACCTGGCCGGGTCCCCGATACGGCTTCTGCCCTGA
- a CDS encoding glycosyltransferase codes for MRVLHIITGLSAGGAEQQLRQLLRHLPTEVECDVVALTSPGAVADGLRADGVRVRHLGMGGSRDLGALPRLTKLIRTGGYDVVHTHLYRACLYGRIAARLAGVRAVVASEHSLLEDSVEGRRATRGVRALYLLGERLGRVTVAVSPTVAGTLQRWGVPGSRIRVIPVGFDPDLFRFDEVRRKRARMHYGLPEDAFVVGAVGRQISGKRFDVLVQALPHLPAETRLLLVGDGPEHTALGRIAQELGVAGQVVMTGERPYLPDSRDGAPGIPDLMFAMDVLAGPSLVETYGMAAMEALATGLPVLYTTAPALSGLPPGSVPSALRVTGGAEEYARELLRLHAAGPGERTVPEVVRHNSIQNIARQTSRLYTEVLSDSTRK; via the coding sequence ATGAGAGTGCTGCACATCATCACCGGTCTCAGCGCCGGAGGCGCCGAGCAGCAGCTGCGCCAGCTTCTGCGTCATCTGCCGACAGAGGTCGAGTGCGACGTGGTCGCCCTGACCAGCCCCGGAGCGGTGGCCGACGGGCTGCGGGCCGACGGCGTGCGCGTCCGCCACCTCGGCATGGGCGGCAGCCGCGACCTCGGTGCCCTGCCCCGTCTGACCAAACTGATCCGCACCGGCGGCTACGATGTTGTGCACACCCATCTGTACCGGGCGTGCCTGTACGGGCGGATCGCCGCGCGTCTGGCGGGGGTGCGGGCCGTGGTGGCCAGCGAGCACTCGTTGCTGGAGGACTCGGTGGAGGGCCGACGCGCGACCCGGGGCGTGCGCGCCCTGTACCTGCTCGGCGAACGCCTGGGCCGCGTCACGGTAGCCGTCTCGCCGACGGTCGCCGGGACGCTGCAACGCTGGGGGGTGCCGGGCTCACGCATCCGCGTTATCCCGGTCGGCTTCGATCCGGACCTGTTCCGCTTCGACGAGGTGCGGCGCAAGCGGGCTCGGATGCACTACGGGCTGCCGGAGGACGCGTTCGTGGTCGGCGCCGTCGGCCGTCAGATTTCCGGCAAGCGCTTCGACGTGCTCGTGCAGGCGTTGCCGCACCTGCCCGCCGAGACGCGGCTGCTGCTGGTCGGCGACGGGCCCGAGCACACGGCGCTGGGACGCATCGCCCAGGAGCTAGGGGTCGCCGGCCAAGTGGTGATGACAGGCGAGCGCCCGTATCTGCCGGACTCCCGGGACGGCGCGCCCGGCATCCCCGACCTGATGTTCGCCATGGACGTGCTCGCTGGGCCGTCGTTGGTGGAGACCTACGGCATGGCCGCGATGGAGGCACTCGCGACCGGGCTCCCCGTGCTCTACACGACCGCCCCGGCCCTCTCGGGCCTGCCCCCGGGCTCGGTGCCGAGCGCCCTGCGTGTCACGGGCGGTGCCGAGGAGTACGCGCGGGAGTTGCTGCGGCTGCACGCGGCGGGTCCCGGCGAGCGGACCGTTCCGGAGGTGGTACGGCACAACAGCATCCAGAACATCGCCCGGCAGACGTCGCGTCTGTACACAGAAGTCCTTTCCGACTCGACCCGGAAGTGA
- a CDS encoding lipopolysaccharide biosynthesis protein, with amino-acid sequence MTDTAPRSAGLPRRVLARVKRLPVQLLLPAGALLGAVAGGVYGTVQTPQYTATSDVVAVPDKHGFVDSHAALGFAQAYGRLATQLAVLGDAQTRAGVPVATLRRSVQSATSPDAPMVSISATSRHADLAADIANAVAGSLTRYADRSLRNTGVRLVRFSPALKSTQPSSASRGLTALVGAGTGGLLGGLALLVRPRRITGYDAAAGASVPAPAHSGNVQEQLG; translated from the coding sequence ATGACCGACACCGCCCCACGATCTGCGGGGCTGCCCCGTCGGGTACTCGCCCGCGTCAAGCGGTTGCCCGTGCAGCTGTTGCTGCCGGCCGGCGCACTGCTCGGCGCCGTGGCCGGAGGCGTGTATGGCACAGTGCAGACACCGCAGTACACGGCCACCAGCGACGTCGTGGCCGTACCGGACAAACACGGGTTCGTCGACTCCCATGCGGCGCTGGGCTTCGCGCAGGCGTACGGACGCCTGGCCACGCAGCTCGCGGTGCTCGGGGACGCGCAGACGCGGGCGGGTGTTCCGGTCGCGACACTGCGCAGGAGCGTGCAGTCCGCGACCTCGCCAGACGCGCCGATGGTCTCCATCTCGGCGACCTCCCGTCACGCCGACCTTGCCGCCGACATCGCTAACGCGGTGGCCGGCTCGCTGACCCGGTACGCCGACCGCTCCCTTCGGAACACCGGTGTCCGGCTCGTGCGTTTCTCCCCGGCCCTGAAGTCCACCCAGCCGTCGTCGGCGTCCCGCGGGCTGACCGCGCTCGTGGGTGCCGGCACCGGCGGCCTGCTGGGCGGCCTGGCGCTGCTGGTCCGGCCGCGGCGGATCACGGGGTACGACGCTGCGGCCGGGGCGTCGGTGCCGGCTCCGGCCCACTCCGGCAACGTCCAGGAGCAGCTGGGATAA
- a CDS encoding sugar transferase: MLDVVLSALLLIAFLPLMALIGVAVAVSSAGPVIYRQARDGMGQRSFTMLKFRTMHHNSTVDVAALLLADGSEMSICTKPRHDPRITPVGRFLRKTSLDELPQLINVLRGDMSLVGPRPNVRPENQLLRPEQRARRLSVKPGMTGLWQVSGRSSTTADEAIRLDLRYVAQWSLHLDLLILLRTLPAVLRTSNAR, encoded by the coding sequence ATGCTCGATGTGGTGCTCTCCGCTCTTCTGCTGATCGCCTTTCTTCCTCTGATGGCGCTCATCGGTGTCGCGGTGGCTGTCAGCAGTGCGGGACCCGTGATCTACCGGCAGGCTCGGGACGGGATGGGGCAACGATCGTTCACCATGCTGAAGTTCCGCACCATGCATCACAATTCGACCGTTGATGTGGCAGCGCTGCTGCTGGCCGACGGCAGCGAGATGTCCATCTGCACCAAACCACGGCACGATCCGCGCATCACGCCGGTCGGTCGTTTCCTGCGCAAAACCTCGCTGGACGAACTCCCTCAGCTGATCAACGTGCTGCGGGGCGACATGTCGCTGGTGGGACCGCGCCCCAACGTGCGCCCCGAGAATCAGCTGCTGCGCCCGGAGCAACGGGCCAGGCGACTGTCCGTCAAGCCGGGCATGACTGGGCTGTGGCAGGTGTCGGGTCGCTCGAGCACCACGGCGGACGAGGCGATCCGGCTCGACCTGCGGTACGTCGCCCAGTGGAGCCTGCACTTGGACCTGCTGATCCTCCTGCGCACGCTGCCCGCCGTTCTGAGAACGAGCAATGCACGGTGA
- a CDS encoding glycosyltransferase family 4 protein, with protein sequence MHGDPGRAAKDGGRPTVLHVAEAWGGGVQTAVRDYVRSVPEVRHLLLMSERADCQVADTDALFDGVWRMPPGHVARVREVGRLFRELRPDVVHAHSSLAGGYVRLAPAVPTDRIVYTPHCYAMERGDLARYAAAAVQTVERVLSRRTGTVAGVSPREVELARSLRKRQRAIHVPNLVPCQETATALPSKPGTEPEVRTGDTGLPPRTVAAVGRLCPQKDPAFFAEAAAEGRRLMPSSNWFWLGGGESVHRERLEQAGVTVTGWLDHLSLQRLLAQANVYAHTALWEGAPMTLLEAVGLGRPVVARRIPALESLGLTGLVDTPLDLAAAAVAVLTHGPGEKTGARLDQLFAEHTPERQRMMLRYAYGQ encoded by the coding sequence ATGCACGGTGATCCGGGCCGCGCGGCAAAGGACGGCGGGCGGCCCACCGTCCTGCATGTCGCGGAGGCATGGGGCGGCGGGGTACAGACAGCGGTCCGCGACTATGTGCGATCCGTTCCGGAGGTGCGGCACCTGCTGCTGATGTCCGAGCGCGCCGACTGCCAGGTCGCCGACACGGATGCACTCTTCGACGGCGTCTGGCGGATGCCGCCCGGCCACGTCGCGCGTGTCCGCGAAGTGGGCCGGCTGTTCCGTGAGCTGCGGCCGGACGTGGTCCACGCCCATTCCTCCCTGGCGGGAGGTTATGTGCGCCTCGCCCCCGCCGTGCCGACGGACCGCATCGTCTACACCCCGCACTGCTACGCGATGGAGCGCGGCGACCTCGCGCGGTACGCGGCGGCAGCGGTGCAGACGGTCGAGCGTGTGCTGTCCCGGCGTACGGGCACCGTGGCGGGTGTCAGCCCCCGTGAGGTCGAACTCGCCCGCTCGCTGCGCAAGCGACAGCGAGCCATCCACGTACCCAACCTGGTGCCCTGCCAGGAAACCGCGACAGCCCTCCCGTCGAAGCCGGGGACGGAACCCGAAGTCCGCACCGGTGACACCGGTCTGCCGCCGCGAACCGTTGCCGCCGTCGGCAGGCTGTGCCCGCAGAAGGACCCCGCCTTCTTCGCCGAGGCGGCGGCCGAAGGGCGGCGGCTGATGCCTTCGAGCAACTGGTTCTGGCTCGGCGGCGGCGAATCCGTACACCGTGAGCGACTGGAGCAGGCCGGCGTGACGGTCACCGGCTGGCTGGACCACCTCTCCCTGCAGCGCCTGCTCGCTCAGGCGAACGTGTACGCACACACCGCGCTCTGGGAAGGCGCGCCGATGACGCTGCTGGAGGCGGTGGGGCTGGGGCGGCCGGTGGTGGCGCGGCGCATCCCGGCCCTGGAGTCTCTGGGCCTGACCGGTCTGGTCGACACGCCGCTGGATCTGGCCGCGGCGGCCGTCGCCGTGCTGACGCATGGCCCCGGCGAGAAGACCGGCGCGAGGCTGGACCAGTTGTTCGCCGAGCACACCCCGGAGCGGCAGCGCATGATGTTGCGGTACGCGTACGGCCAGTGA